The following DNA comes from Pseudophryne corroboree isolate aPseCor3 chromosome 8, aPseCor3.hap2, whole genome shotgun sequence.
GAACAAGCTGCAAATAACAGATGCTTATTTTgctattatttatttttctcttccACCATCACAGTTTCTGTATTTGTGAGTGATATAAGTAATATAAGTAAATGAAGTGAATCAGTAATTAATCTAGTCTTAAAATCTTTTTAATTTTTGATACTTTTTTTATACacattgcctttttttttttttttataagtgagGTGCTGGAAAGTTGGACACTGCTAAGAGAAAGGGCTGGGTTTTAACGTGATCACCTCCAAAGGCATGtattgaaatgtaaaaaaaaaaaatcatgttttcATTGAATCTTGTATTCTTTCAAATTCCCACTGTGATGCATTGAGGCTGCTGCAGAAATGCGCCTTAGCCATGCACACAGTGCCACCTAATGGTGCAAAATGGGAAGGGCACCTTGTTTCTGATCAGCCTGCTCTGCCTCATTAATTGACTACTCTGTGACTTGGATAAGGCTGAAGCAGCCTGGGCTCTGAGCTAAAGGTGCCCCCCACCCTCATCCCCGAAAAAACACAGAATCATGTTCATATTTCCCCATTGCACTTCCTGCATAGCAGTTGTACACAAATAATAGCTCTCATATAACCCATATACAAAGTTCTTCATGTCATGCCATGTTAACTTGTGCAGTGCCAGGGGCTCAGATATAATACGTCTCATTATATAGATATCAGTCCCCCTCAATCTTTCAGCGAGCTATGTAGGCCAACTAGCACAAACAGGATGCTGAGCAAGGCTCCTTTTGCTGGTGGCACCGTGGGCAATTACAGCAGGTGGAACTCTGCAGAGATATTTTGTTGCGGCTCATAGTTACAGACAGATACATAACACACAACAGAGTTGCAACTGTTACTTTGTGTCTGCTCATACTGCACAGTGTACATTGTATATTCTGCCATTGACAGGAGAAACGTAATAAGAGGCTCCTTACCTGCAGTTGTAGGTCCTAATTTCCTTGTTGTCTCGTTTGCATTTCACAGCCACAAATATCATGGTGACGAAGAGGATGGCAGCGATAGATCCCAAGGCGATGATAAAAATCAGCGATAAATTAACAGATCCTATTGACTCCTGGGCATCCAGTGCTGGGGACAGGTAGATTAAAATCAAGGCTGAGGCCGAGAGCGAGGGCTTGCCATGGTCCTGTGCAGCTACAATCAGCTCATAGGTGGTCTTGGAGTTTTCCCCAAATGTCCTGGTGGTCCTAATTTCCCCATTGATTTGGTCAATCTCAAAGAATCCCCTGTCCCCCTCTGTCACCTCATAAGACAGCCTGCCATTCTCCCCCTCATCATAGTCGTCAGCCTTCACCACAGTCACTAGGTAGCCCACTCCTGCGTTCCTGGGGATGTAGACCTCAGAGGTGCCATTGACCAAGGGTGGAGCGGTAATCACTGGGGTGTTATCATTCACATCTACCACAATCACTCTGACGGTGACATTGCTTTGGAGGGGTGGGATACCCCCATCCTTGGCTGAGATCTTGAACTCAAAAGCCTTGGTCTGTTCGTGATTGAATGACCTGAGGGCATATATGTCTCCAGTGGTGGGGTTGATGGACACGTAGGTGAAGACCGGCATGTCCCTCACCTGGGATGGGACCAGCTGGTAGGACACACTCCCGTTTAATCCCAAATCGGGGTCCCTGGCTGAGACAGAGAGCAGGTAAGCCCCAGGGGTATTATTCTCTGAGACAATGACTTGGTAGAAGGTCTTGGAGAAGTGTGGGTGGTTGTCGTTCTCATCGGTGATTCTTACTGTAAACGACTTGGTGGACTGAAGAGAAGGGTTCCCACCGTCCTTGGCCTGGATGGTCAAATTGTACTGGTCTCTCTGCTCTCTGTCTAACCTGCCATCCACCAGTATGGTGGAGAAGCTCTCATATTCCTGCAGTCTAAATGGCACGTTACCCAACAGTTTGCACTGGACCCTTCCATTGATGCCTGAATCCCTGTCTGAAACCCTGACCAGGGCTATCACATACCCAGGGGGAGCGTTCTCACTCACTTCCACCACCTCACTGTTGACAGAGAGCAGGTTGATGACCGGGACATTGTCGTTGACATCCAGAACATTCACAGTCACTTTGCAGTGGGCAGGGATGGAGTTGGGTCCTAAATCCTTGGCTTGGACATCGATTTCGTAGACATGCCCTTCCTCATAGTCTATGGCTCCACTTACAGTGATGATGCCAGTCTTGGGGTCTATCTTAAAGAGCTCCCTGGTCTTGTCAGACACATAGCTATTGAAGGAGTAGACTATTTCCCCATTGGTACCTTCATCAGGGTCTGTGGCATTAAGATCAATGACCAGGACATTCAGTGGGGCATTCTCGGGGACATTGACAGTGTAGGCAGCCTCCTCAAACACTGGGTTGTTATCATTGGAATCTATTACTTTGATGTTCAGTTCCACAGTGCCAAAATTGGAGggatcccccccatccagagctgtAATGATGTAATTGTAATGAGACTGGGTCTCTCTGTCCAGGTTTTTCTCCACCACCAGTTCAGCAAACCTGGACCCATCCCCTCTAGTCTTTATTTCCAGACCAAACAGGTCGTTGGGTGTGATCTCATAGGACTGGACCCCAAAGTTACCAGAGTCTGGGTCGTAGGCACTCTCCAATGGTATCCTAGTACCAGGGCTGGCTGTCTCTGAGATCTCCAGGTCAATTTGGTCAGTGGGGAAGCTTGGAGCGTTGTCATTGAGGTCTTTAATCTCTATTTTGATGACACAGATTTCCATGGAGTTGGACATGACCTCCAGAGAGATGACACATTTTGGCATCTGCCTGCAAAGCATATCCCTGTCTATCTTCTGCTTGGTCACCAGCAAGCCCGACGCGTTGATGTCCACCAGGTGGGGGGCTGAGTTGGAAACCACTCTGAATGCAGGCTGCCTGGGGTCCAGCACGAAGCCAGCATCCTTAGCGTCCTTAGCTACGTTGGCAATCTGAGTCCCAGCTCTCTGCTCCTCTTCCACTGTGTATTTCAAGTTGATCAGGGCTCGGGTTCGTGTCCAGGACACGGCCAGCAAAAGCAGAATATGCAGGACATCCATCTCCTTCCTGCGCCTCAGCCACATGGTCCCTGGCTCCTTGCTTGGGTGACTGGAGAGGGAGACCAGCGGCTGATTAATCCCCAGCAGGACAAATAAAAAAGGGGCAACCAAAGACAGGGAGGGAACCCAAAGAGCATGCAGCACCCACACTCAGGAAGGATGAAGGTGTCCCCCTTGGATCCTCCAGAAGTTGGCTAGTTCTTGCCCAGTCTGGTGCAGCCTCAGTCCCTTTAAATGCAACCGCAGTAAGGAACCGTACAGTGTCCAGAGCAGCCTGGGGACCCTTCCACCTGCTCTGCATGCGCAAGATCTCAGAGAGGAGTCGGGATCAGCGGGCACTGGATGGGCACTTGAGTCGCGTCCTCATGGCTAGCAGTCATTCTTCAATGAGCCAGGAGATGCATTGGTGGTGTGGAGGTCTCAGATCGCATGTCAGAGGCAGAAGCAAGCCTCAGTCCTCCCTGATCACCCCCTGATCCATAGCCATCCAGACTGGAGGGGGCGAAAAGGGGGGGACTGCTGGAATAATTAGTATGTAAGTATCAGTCTGTGTGCCATTCATTCATCTACACACCGCACAGTGCCCACCACAGCGGCGGCTGCTGCTATCTGCAATTGTGTCTTTGCCaggaagaaaaaataataataatataaataataaaataaatcccaagtctccccaccaccaccaccttgcaTGCGATTTCCAGAAAGTGTGAATGGTCACAGAGGGgctgagggaggaagggggggagcagGTGGGATGCAAAGACCCCCTTTCTTCTTGCAGGAGCCAAGCAGCTGACAAATCCGTTATTATGGATGCAGAATGGGGAAGAAGACGAAGACTATCATCAGTCACCACCAAATAATGTCCAAGGTAGATCTCacacctccagcagcagcagcagcatctggtTCCAGGGGAGAGAAGCCCCTTCCTTGTCTCATGGACCGGTGCagagaaatgcaaatgaagtagtttAAAAATCCAAGTGCAATATGTtcagttgtgatgatgatgatgaggaggaggatgataatagGATCCTTCTTCCTCTACCCCTCCAGGCTGGGAGAGTTCTGCTCTCTGGCTGCAGTTGTGCACAGTGATCGGTGCTGAGCCTCTGCTGCTCTGGTGTAGTACTGTCTGCACCTAGCTGTCTCTAGCTCGCTGATAACTACTGCCAGTGCAGTctgtaaagagagagagagagggagagagagagaaagagagagagagagaggggggggggggagctgctac
Coding sequences within:
- the PCDH19 gene encoding protocadherin-19 isoform X3 — encoded protein: MWLRRRKEMDVLHILLLLAVSWTRTRALINLKYTVEEEQRAGTQIANVAKDAKDAGFVLDPRQPAFRVVSNSAPHLVDINASGLLVTKQKIDRDMLCRQMPKCVISLEVMSNSMEICVIKIEIKDLNDNAPSFPTDQIDLEISETASPGTRIPLESAYDPDSGNFGVQSYEITPNDLFGLEIKTRGDGSRFAELVVEKNLDRETQSHYNYIITALDGGDPSNFGTVELNIKVIDSNDNNPVFEEAAYTVNVPENAPLNVLVIDLNATDPDEGTNGEIVYSFNSYVSDKTRELFKIDPKTGIITVSGAIDYEEGHVYEIDVQAKDLGPNSIPAHCKVTVNVLDVNDNVPVINLLSVNSEVVEVSENAPPGYVIALVRVSDRDSGINGRVQCKLLGNVPFRLQEYESFSTILVDGRLDREQRDQYNLTIQAKDGGNPSLQSTKSFTVRITDENDNHPHFSKTFYQVIVSENNTPGAYLLSVSARDPDLGLNGSVSYQLVPSQVRDMPVFTYVSINPTTGDIYALRSFNHEQTKAFEFKISAKDGGIPPLQSNVTVRVIVVDVNDNTPVITAPPLVNGTSEVYIPRNAGVGYLVTVVKADDYDEGENGRLSYEVTEGDRGFFEIDQINGEIRTTRTFGENSKTTYELIVAAQDHGKPSLSASALILIYLSPALDAQESIGSVNLSLIFIIALGSIAAILFVTMIFVAVKCKRDNKEIRTYNCSSSTFKDLEGNSLKDSGHEESDQTDSEHDVQRGLYCDTAVNDVLNTSANSVGTQPTDQDQTEGFHCREECRILGHSDRCWMPRVPIPSRAKSPEHGRNVIALSIEATTVDTEPFEDCNTKRTFATFGKDGNEHTADDRATLKSKRTVDLSICSPKVNGGVREAGNGCEAISPITSPLHLKSPLPAKSAAAYNIMNCAGNRDMEQFVSNGPSRPSEAEPRGADSENVMNEINPLLQECREKDSLGVKRLKDIVL
- the PCDH19 gene encoding protocadherin-19 isoform X2, whose protein sequence is MWLRRRKEMDVLHILLLLAVSWTRTRALINLKYTVEEEQRAGTQIANVAKDAKDAGFVLDPRQPAFRVVSNSAPHLVDINASGLLVTKQKIDRDMLCRQMPKCVISLEVMSNSMEICVIKIEIKDLNDNAPSFPTDQIDLEISETASPGTRIPLESAYDPDSGNFGVQSYEITPNDLFGLEIKTRGDGSRFAELVVEKNLDRETQSHYNYIITALDGGDPSNFGTVELNIKVIDSNDNNPVFEEAAYTVNVPENAPLNVLVIDLNATDPDEGTNGEIVYSFNSYVSDKTRELFKIDPKTGIITVSGAIDYEEGHVYEIDVQAKDLGPNSIPAHCKVTVNVLDVNDNVPVINLLSVNSEVVEVSENAPPGYVIALVRVSDRDSGINGRVQCKLLGNVPFRLQEYESFSTILVDGRLDREQRDQYNLTIQAKDGGNPSLQSTKSFTVRITDENDNHPHFSKTFYQVIVSENNTPGAYLLSVSARDPDLGLNGSVSYQLVPSQVRDMPVFTYVSINPTTGDIYALRSFNHEQTKAFEFKISAKDGGIPPLQSNVTVRVIVVDVNDNTPVITAPPLVNGTSEVYIPRNAGVGYLVTVVKADDYDEGENGRLSYEVTEGDRGFFEIDQINGEIRTTRTFGENSKTTYELIVAAQDHGKPSLSASALILIYLSPALDAQESIGSVNLSLIFIIALGSIAAILFVTMIFVAVKCKRDNKEIRTYNCRIAEYSYGHQKKSNKKKKISKNDIRLVPRDVEETDKMNVVSCSSLTSSLNYFDYHQQTLPLGCRRTDSTFINVDNQNTRNAGSNHVYHHTFTNQSPPQPDLIINGMPLPETENYSFDTNYVNSRAHLIKSSTFKDLEGNSLKDSGHEESDQTDSEHDVQRGLYCDTAVNDVLNTSANSVGTQPTDQDQTEGFHCREECRILGHSDRCWMPRVPIPSRAKSPEHGRNVIALSIEATTVDTEPFEDCNTKRTFATFGKDGNEHTADDRATLKSKRTVDLSICSPKVNGGVREAGNGCEAISPITSPLHLKSPLPAKSAAAYNIMNCAGNRDMEQFVSNGPSRPSEAEPRGADSENVMNEINPLLQECREKDSLGVKRLKDIVL
- the PCDH19 gene encoding protocadherin-19 isoform X1, yielding MWLRRRKEMDVLHILLLLAVSWTRTRALINLKYTVEEEQRAGTQIANVAKDAKDAGFVLDPRQPAFRVVSNSAPHLVDINASGLLVTKQKIDRDMLCRQMPKCVISLEVMSNSMEICVIKIEIKDLNDNAPSFPTDQIDLEISETASPGTRIPLESAYDPDSGNFGVQSYEITPNDLFGLEIKTRGDGSRFAELVVEKNLDRETQSHYNYIITALDGGDPSNFGTVELNIKVIDSNDNNPVFEEAAYTVNVPENAPLNVLVIDLNATDPDEGTNGEIVYSFNSYVSDKTRELFKIDPKTGIITVSGAIDYEEGHVYEIDVQAKDLGPNSIPAHCKVTVNVLDVNDNVPVINLLSVNSEVVEVSENAPPGYVIALVRVSDRDSGINGRVQCKLLGNVPFRLQEYESFSTILVDGRLDREQRDQYNLTIQAKDGGNPSLQSTKSFTVRITDENDNHPHFSKTFYQVIVSENNTPGAYLLSVSARDPDLGLNGSVSYQLVPSQVRDMPVFTYVSINPTTGDIYALRSFNHEQTKAFEFKISAKDGGIPPLQSNVTVRVIVVDVNDNTPVITAPPLVNGTSEVYIPRNAGVGYLVTVVKADDYDEGENGRLSYEVTEGDRGFFEIDQINGEIRTTRTFGENSKTTYELIVAAQDHGKPSLSASALILIYLSPALDAQESIGSVNLSLIFIIALGSIAAILFVTMIFVAVKCKRDNKEIRTYNCRIAEYSYGHQKKSNKKKKISKNDIRLVPRDVEETDKMNVVSCSSLTSSLNYFDYHQQTLPLGCRRTDSTFINVDNQNTRNAGSNHVYHHTFTNQSPPQPDLIINGMPLPETENYSFDTNYVNSRAHLIKSSSTFKDLEGNSLKDSGHEESDQTDSEHDVQRGLYCDTAVNDVLNTSANSVGTQPTDQDQTEGFHCREECRILGHSDRCWMPRVPIPSRAKSPEHGRNVIALSIEATTVDTEPFEDCNTKRTFATFGKDGNEHTADDRATLKSKRTVDLSICSPKVNGGVREAGNGCEAISPITSPLHLKSPLPAKSAAAYNIMNCAGNRDMEQFVSNGPSRPSEAEPRGADSENVMNEINPLLQECREKDSLGVKRLKDIVL